One window from the genome of Gadus macrocephalus chromosome 7, ASM3116895v1 encodes:
- the radx gene encoding RPA-related protein RADX, with the protein MESAPAGAASSLSTNINNNNRVSDFPAPETTLEQLFSSRSLKVTVDDGVPVAVISVQRYLSEKVFCSDQPHDPHDSYTYDVTVTDGVRRTRGVLHRSLNRLVHSNTLRPGVQIRITGCSFVYNEQRLGQGHICIEKVQCDEGARRSPLLDGLKDLGCLSVLTKHGMENVGVRDDFPLKTSSKHYLPLWNNEDPEGEQWFPPRTTPDLVLDVSSVTLLCDLESSLGYARGGPPLLVRVIHKSRLRYYGKCDIVDAKKKADYPYHAYLEVADQSGAMSLVLWSELCLDWYHSLHVGAVLYIHKYTVKDSYANRSRPQMEHHCLRVFRSKEISLNRRSTAPVLSVVPQKNLPVQWGLPDVAYRFTCRSELENLAPNTACDVIGLVTFVGRVQRIRCQGDKGPEKFWTYRWVHALDGSSQRPFILEIFSCSQPDVFHAICPMTYLVCTQMRVCPGASAPFLTSSCETQIFITGHHRGQPYVSDPRVKEFIRWTKTLKDGAVLDKTLVGGHYCYPPAPPVFTQPLHNGSVPVVLVAASDLKGALESLRYREHKRLAVQGLITAVRYVRLHPDPSEPNTDPSEPNPDPSEPNTDPSEPSGGEVSGEASAGTSRASTATSASEHPDVGQTKNGTRGGTAPSGVASPSITRRTTPKKRSFHRFYLTRAKMRTKRLAGGPVSPDPPEVSSSGSDSDLLDVGSTRQEGSVGPPPPCLCPPPAAEQSPPLRWESRDWSRQRGEVSTHLCGEGLQPDSLARRFSLEERSALLAWSGLPSSHWTPPDPQPGRAAPPGAGAPGGRPPGYYHATILGINQQVALDAAFCPVVSSADPRAEGLPLDPHGNSLLSLLSAGFLCPLGDPVTPDLPSPEEVLQTAGELEGAHLLCVLDLCHLGGDRVEVLLSKVYRVT; encoded by the exons ATGGAGAGCGCCCCGGCTGGCGCTGCGTCATCACTCAGTACTAAcataaacaataacaacagaGTGAGTGACTTTCCTGCCCCAGAAACGACTTTAGAACAACTATTCTCCTCTCGGTCTCTGAAAGTCACGGTGGACGACGGGGTGCCCGTGGCCGTTATCTCCGTCCAGAGGTATCTATCGGAGAAGGTTTTCTGCAGTGATCAGCCCCACGATCCACATGACAGCTACACCTACGACGTGACGGTGACGGACGGCGTGCGGAGGACCAGAGGCGTCCTCCACCGCAGTCTGAACCGGCTGGTCCACAGCAACACCCTACGCCCCGGGGTGCAGATCCGCATCACCGGCTGCTCCTTCGTGTACAACGAGCAGCGGCTGGGCCAGGGCCACATCTGCATCGAGAAGGTCCAATGCGATGAAGGGGCGAGGAGGAGTCCGCTTCTGGACGGCCTCAAG GACCTGGGTTGTCTGTCGGTGCTGACCAAGCATGGCATGGAGAACGTCGGGGTGCGAGATGACTTTCCTCTCAAGACGAGCAGCAAACATTACCTCCCTCTCTGGAACAACGAAGACCCAGAAGGAGAGCAGTGGTTTCCCCCGCGCACCACGCCTGACCTGGTTCTGGACG TGTCTAGCGTCACGTTGCTGTGCGACCTGGAGTCGTCGCTGGGCTACGCGCGGGGAGGCCCGCCCCTCCTGGTCAGGGTCATCCATAAGTCCAGGCTGCGGTACTACGGGAAGTGTGACATCGTCGACGCGAAGAAGAAGGCGGACTACCCCTACCAC GCGTACCTGGAGGTGGCGGACCAGAGCGGGGCCATGTCGCTGGTGCTGTGGAGCGAGCTGTGTCTGGACTGGTACCACAGCCTCCACGTGGGAGCCGTCCTCTACATCCACAAGTACACCGTCAAGGACAGCTACGCCAACAGGTCCCGCCCCCAGATGGAGCACCACTGCCTCAGGGTGTTCAGGTCAAAag agATCTCCCTGAACCGCCGCAGCACGGCCCCGGTTCTCTCCGTGGTTCCTCAGAAGAACCTCCCGGTCCAGTGGGGGCTGCCGGACGTGGCCTACAGGTTCACCTGCAG GTCCGAGTTGGAGAACCTGGCCCCCAACACGGCCTGTGATGTCATCGGTCTGGTGACGTTCGTCGGCCGCGTCCAACGAATCAGATGCCAGGGTGACAAGG GGCCCGAGAAGTTCTGGACGTACCGCTGGGTCCACGCGCTGGACGGCTCCTCTCAGCGGCCGTTCATCCTGGAGATCTTCTCCTGCTCCCAGCCCGATGTCTTCCACGCCATCTGCCCCA TGACCTACCTGGTGTGCACCCAGATGAGGGTGTGTCCGGGGGCGTCGGCTCCCTTCCTCACCTCCAGCTGTGAGACGCAAATCTTCATCACAg GCCACCACCGAGGACAGCCGTACGTGTCTGACCCCCGGGTGAAGGAGTTCATCAGGTGGACCAAGACCCTGAAGGACGGAGCGGTTCTGGACAAGACCCTTGTGGGGGGCCACTACTGCtaccccccggccccgcccgtcTTCACACAGCCCCTGCACAACGGCTCCG TTccggtggtgctggtggcggCGAGCGACCTGAAGGGGGCGCTAGAGTCCCTCCGCTACCGGGAGCACAAGCGGCTCGCTGTCCAGGGGCTCATCACGGCCGTGCGATACGTCCGGCTGCACCCCGACCCTTCGGAGCCGAACACCGACCCTTCGGAGCCGAACCCCGACCCTTCGGAGCCGAACACCGACCCCTCGGAGCCCAGCGGGGGAGAG GTATCAGGTGAGGCTTCAGCGGGAACTTCAAGAGCTTCAACAGCGACATCGGCATCAGAACATCCCGATGTTGGACAAACGAAGAACGGGACTAGAGGTggaacagcgccctctggtgtcGCGTCCCCGTCGATCACAAGGAGGACTACCCCTAAAAAGAG AAGTTTCCATCGCTTCTACTTGACTCGAGCCAAGATGAGAACAAAAAG gctagCAGGGGGGCCCGTCAGCCCGGACCCCCCAGAGGTCAGCAGCTCAGGGTCTGACTCggacctcctggacgtggggaGCACCCGCCAGGAAGGATcggtgggacccccccccccctg tctgtgcccccccccagcagcagagcAGAGCCCGCCGCTCCGCTGGGAGAGCCGTGATTGGTCGAGGCAGCGCGGGGAGGTGTCGACCCACCTGTGTGGGGAGGGGCTTCAGCCGGACAGCCTGGCCCGCCGGTTCTCCCTAGAGGAGAGGAGCGCCCTGCTGGCCTGGAGCGgactcccctcctcccactggacccccccggacccccagcCCGGCCGGGCCGCCCCCCCGGGGGCCGGGGCCCCAGGGGGGCGGCCCCCGGGGTACTACCACGCCACCATACTAG gCATCaaccagcaggtggcgctggaCGCGGCGTTCTGCCCGGTGGTGTCGTCAGCAGACCCCCGGGCCGAGGGGCTCCCGCTGGACCCCCACGGGAACtccctgctctccctcctctccgccGGCTTCCTGTGCCCTCTGGGTGACCCCGTGACCCCCGACCTCCCCTCCCCAG AGGAGGTCCTCCAGACGGCCGGGGAGCTGGAGGGGGCCCACCTGCTGTGCGTCCTGGACCTCTGCCACCTGGGGGGCGACCGGGTGGAGGTGCTGCTCAGCAAGGTGTACCGGGTCACCTAG
- the LOC132461439 gene encoding TBC1 domain family member 8B-like, with amino-acid sequence MTAKRVLCVPEGLELIYTPPPPPPSSGALVDQAVFEELIRDHLPQLVEHMADLSFFSSVSLSWFLTLFVSVLPIESAVNVVDCFFYDGVKAILQLGLAVLGANMEALISCHDDAEAVTILNKFFDSVTNKDSPLPPTVQQASLSNSDRSSHATVDISELIRESYEKYGSIRSEDVESSRKRNKLFVIQTLEDTTKQNVLRVVSQEVKFSASQLDDLYYLFKRQHFLSCYWMIDSPALMHHDPSQPYLDQYQLGFQQFSLLFSLLEPWAACSATHSLSLWVCRLIDHNQDGLVNFKEFCSALDIFYHGSFTDKLKFLFKLHLPPAFELPEDGVIRKSPERGRGKVDLQAYLKQWQDEILKKEETIKDLPRINQAQFIQLSKTMYNLFHGDPEEEELYRAVARVTSLLLRMEEVGRRLQEPASPQKTPPAPPAGPPEQGEGEGEGEEQREEQREEQASSSSAVQKDSPTSSSSPSTVQKDSPTSSPASSSSPASSSSPTSSPTSAVQKDSPSSSSPPPTSAVQRDSPVSGEVDWSFSFEQILASLLNEPKVVFFFERPVDADARLAHARAQQLRPRAK; translated from the exons ATGACAGCAAAGAGA GTCCTGTGTGTGCCGGAGGGTCTAGAGCTCATCtatacaccaccccccccccccccctcctcaggaGCCCTGGTGGACCAGGCGGTCTTCGAGGAGCTGATCCGGGACCACCTGCCCCAGCTGGTGGAGCACATGGCGGACCTGAGCTTCTTCTCGTCGGTGTCGCTGTCCTGGTTCCTCACGCTGTTCGTCAGCGTGCTGCCCATCGAGAGCGCCGTCAACGTGGTGGACTGCTTCTTCTACGACGGCGTGAAGGCCATCCTGCAGCTGGGCCTGGCCGTGCTGGGCGCCAACATGGAGGCCCTCATCAGTTGCCACGACGACGCCGAGGCGGTCACCATCCTCAACAA ATTCTTCGACAGCGTGACCAATAAGGACAGCCCCCTGCCGCCCACGGTGCAGCAGGCGTCGCTTAGCAACAGCGACCGGTCCTCCCACGCCACCGTGGACATCAGCGAGTTGATCCGGGAATCCTACGAG aagTACGGCAGCATCCGCTCGGAGGACGTGGAGAGCTCCAGGAAGAGGAACAAGCTGTTTGTGATCCAGACCCTGGAGGACACCACCAAGCAGAACGTG CTCCGCGTCGTGTCACAAGAAGTCAAATTCAGCGCCTCACAGTTGGACGACCTGTACTACCTGTTTAAG AGGCAGCACTTCCTCAGCTGCTACTGGATGATCGACAGCCCGGCGCTGATGCACCACGACCCCAGCCAGCCGTACCTGGACCAGTACCAGCTGGGCTTCCAGCAGTTCAGCCTGCTGTTCTCCCTGCTGGAGCCCTGGGCGGCCTGCTCCGCCACCCACAGCCTCTCGCTGTGGGTCTGCCGGCTCATCGACCACAACCAGGACGGCCTCGTCAACTTCAAGGAGTTCTGCTCCGCCCTGG ACATCTTTTACCACGGGTCCTTCACCGACAAGCTGAAGTTCCTCTTCAAGCTGCATCTGCCTCCAG CGTTTGAGCTCCCAGAGGATGGTGTGATCAGAAAGAGTCCTGAAAGAG GGAGAGGGAAGGTGGACCTGCAGGCCTACCTGAAACAGTGGCAGGACGAGAtcctgaagaaggaggagaCCATCAAAGACCTGCCCAGAATCAACCAG GCCCAGTTCATCCAGCTCTCTAAGACCATGTACAACCTGTTCCACGGCgacccggaggaggaggagctgtacCGCGCCGTGGCCCGCGTCACCAGCCTGCTCCTCCgcatggaggaggtggggaggaggctGCAGGAGCCCGCCAGCCCCCAGAAGACCCCCCCGGCTCCCCCCGCCGGTCCCCccgagcagggggagggggagggggagggggaggagcagagggaggagcagagggaggagcaggcctcctcttcctccgctgTGCAAAAggactcccccacctcctcctcttcaccctcCACGGTGCAGAAGGActcgcccacctcctcccccgcctcttcctcctcccccgcctcttcctcctcccccacctcctcccccacctccgcgGTGCAGAAagactccccctcctcctcctcccccccccccacctccgcgGTGCAGAGGGACTCCCCCGTCTCCGGCGAGGTGGACTGGTCCTTCTCCTTCGAGCAGATCCTGGCCTCGCTCCTCAACGAGCCCAAGGTGGTGTTCTTCTTCGAGCGGCCCGTGGACGCGGACGCCCGGCTGGCCCACGCCCGGGCCCAGCAGCTCAGACCCAGGGCCAAGTGA
- the LOC132462105 gene encoding LOW QUALITY PROTEIN: TBC1 domain family member 8B-like (The sequence of the model RefSeq protein was modified relative to this genomic sequence to represent the inferred CDS: inserted 4 bases in 3 codons), translating to MWLKPEEILLKNAFKLWVTENDNDYFVLQRRRGYGEGAGGLTGLLVGTLDTVMDSTSKVAPFRILHLTPDSQVYWSIACGGTKEEIVKHWDWLQQNIMRTLAVFDSSDDITSFVQGKIRGLIAEEGKSSMVQEEDPERFREALLRFHKWFELPAKEKLVTYYSCSYWRGRVPCQGWLYLSTNFLCFYSYLLGAEVKLVISWDEIWRLEKTSNVILTESIHVQAHGENHYFSMFLHLHETFLLMEQLADYSVKRLFDKESFNREPSLCDPLQITKRGLETHARSEQFRMFFRLPREENLLEVHESFLWVPFSHFNALGKICLSESYLCFASQDGTQCHVIIPIREVVSVEKPDSSSRSLTVCVRGKRALRFSEVRYYERLAGTIRSRCGIASSPQHSASTETIKGECQTLINHFEDNPDDVTLMVGQRDSSKAVSTEALMTVFHPQDVENLDPKMLKEKMKEQSWNIHFTEYGRGTSMFFTKKTRDLIVRGVPEALRGELWMLFSGAVNDMATHPGYYTELWSTPXGTSTLATDEIEXDLHRSLPEHPAFQSDTGISALRRXLTAYASRNPKIGYCQVSSMWACLYCQVSSMWACLYCQVSSMWRVTTAR from the exons ATGTGGTTGAAGCCGGAGGAGATCCTGCTGAAGAACGCCTTTAAACTCTGGGTCACTGAGAATGACAATGATTATTTCGTGCTGCAGAGGAGACGGGGCTACGGGGAAGGGGCAGGCGGGCTGACAG GTCTGCTGGTGGGAACCCTGGACACGGTCATGGACTCCACATCCAAGGTGGCTCCGTTCCGCATCTTACACCTCACCCCCGACTCTCAGGTCTACTGGTCCATCGCGTGCG GTGGCACCAAGGAGGAGATTGTGAAGCACTGGGATTGGCTGCAGCAGAACATCATGAGGACTCTGGCCGTGTTCGACTCCAGCGATGACATCACCAGCTTCGTCCAGGGAAAGATCAGG ggtCTGATCGCCGAGGAGGGCAAGAGCTCtatggtgcaggaggaggacccCGAGAGGTTCAGGGAGGCCCTGCTCCGGTTCCACAAGTGGTTCGAGCTGCCGGCCAAGGAGAAGCTGGTCACCTACTACTCCTGCAGCTACTGGAGGGGCCGCGTGCCCTGCCAGGGCTGGCTCTACCTCAGCACCAACTTCCTCTGCTTCTACTCCTACCTGCTGGGCGCCGAAG TGAAGCTGGTGATCTCCTGGGATGAGATCTGGCGCCTGGAGAAGACGTCGAACGTGATCCTGACGGAGAGCATCCACGTGCAGGCGCACGGCGAGAACCACTACTTCTCCATGTTCCTGCACCTCCACGAGACCTTCCTGCTCATGGAGCAGCTGGCCGACTACTCCGTCAAGAGGCTCTTCGACAAGGAGTCGTTCAACCGCGAGCCCAGCCTCTGCGACCCCCTGCAGATCACTAAGAG agGTCTGGAGACCCACGCCAGGAGCGAGCAGTTCCGGATGTTCTTCCGCCTCCCCCGGGAGGAGAACCTCCTGGAGGTCCACGAGAGCTTCCTGTGGGTGCCCTTCAGCCACTTCAACGCCCTGGGGAAGATCTGCCTTTCGGAGAGCTACCTCTGCTTCGCCAGCCAGGACGGCACCCAGTGCCACGTCATCATCCCCATCCGCGAG GTGGTCAGCGTGGAGAAGCCCGACTCCAGCAGCCGGTCGCTGACGGTGTGCGTGCGGGGCAAGCGGGCGCTCCGCTTCTCGGAGGTGCGGTACTACGAACGCCTGGCCGGGACCATCCGGAGCCGCTGCGGCATCGCCAGCAGCCCGCAGCACTCGGCCTCCACCGAG ACCATCAAGGGGGAGTGCCAGACGCTGATCAACCACTTCGAGGACAACCCCGACGACGTGACGCTGATGGTGGGCCAGAGGGACAGCAGCAAGGCCGTGAGCACGGAGGCCCTCATGACCGTCTTCCACCCGCAGGACGTGGAGAACCTGGACCCCAAGATG CTGaaggagaagatgaaggagCAGTCGTGGAACATCCACTTCACAGAGTACGGTCGAGGAACCAGCATGTTCTTCACCAAGAAGACCCGGGACCTGATCGTCCGCGGCGTTCCCGAGGCGCTCCGAGGAGAGCTGTGGATGTTGTTCTCAG GGGCGGTGAACGACATGGCCACCCACCCCGGCTACTACACGGAGCTGTGGAGCACTCC TGGCACCTCCACCCTGGCCACGGACGAGATCG AGGACCTCCACCGCTCGCTGCCCGAGCACCCCGCCTTCCAGAGCGACACGGGCATCTCCGCCCTGCGCA TGCTCACCGCCTACGCCTCCAGGAACCCCAAGATCGGCTACTGCCAGGTGAGCTCTATGTGGGCGTGTCTCTACTGCCAGGTGAGCTCTATGTGGGCGTGTCTCTACTGCCAGGTGAGCTCTATGTGGCGTGTCACTACTGCCAGGTGA